A single genomic interval of Armigeres subalbatus isolate Guangzhou_Male chromosome 1, GZ_Asu_2, whole genome shotgun sequence harbors:
- the LOC134215318 gene encoding uncharacterized protein LOC134215318, producing the protein MEYFAKKSNKRVFHRRQQAIDEAVKTEQPEMTEGVEEDMEGIITELKFIVPSDQSKTHILNLWSKTIKIRNEHRNEGSFLTFLNDFPVASGFGGLLIAQDYKILYPKATEFEEFWNAMQPKILNRYPDVYRFIKNDFLRALAIVRQKNPTRGTKRTREEQQDLHLRKMNPLHGIIQWINPDKSMPILTIPQIIVVGEEFEQGVCYVVWNNVIFETETNVVQAFTILCKLFAVGNVTCAPSDKLFYGFFSAACLRVEKMSTTANKFLDFL; encoded by the exons ATGGAATATTTcgcaaaaaaatccaacaaaaggGTTTTTCATCGGCGACAGCAAGCGATAGATGAAGCAGTAAAAACTGAGCAACCGGAGATGACGGAGGGTGTTGAAGAAGACATGGAAGGCATA ATCACCGAATTGAAGTTTATCGTGCCGTCGGATCAATCCAAGACCCACATTCTGAACCTTTGGAGCAAAACCATAAAGATTCGGAATGAACATAGGAACGAAGGGAGCTTCTTGAcgtttttgaacgattttccgGTGGCCTCGGGTTTCGGCGGCTTGCtg ATTGCTCAGGATTATAAAATACTTTATCCTAAGGCAACTGAGTTTGAAGAATTTTGGAATGCTATGCAACCCAAAATTTTGAATCGCTACCCTGATGTATACCGCTTCATCAAGAATGATTTTCTAAGAGCCCTCGCAATCGTGCGACAAAAAAATCCAACACGTGGCACGAAACGGACAAGGGAAGAGCAACAGGACCTTCACCTGCGAAAGATGAACCCGCTTCACGGTATAATACAATGGATCAAT CCTGATAAGAGTATGCCGATTTTGACCATTCCCCAAATAATTGTTGTTGGAGAGGAGTTTGAGCAAGGTGTTTGCTACGTTGTTTGGAATAATGTTATATTTGAGACAGAGACGAATGTTGTCCAGGCTTTCACTATTTTGTGTAAGCTGTTTGCAGTGGGCAATGTAACATGTGCGCCATCCGACAAgcttttttatggatttttctcGGCGGCTTGCCTTCGAGTTGAGAAAATGAGTACAACCGCCAACAAGTTTTTGGATTTCCTAtag